The sequence TTCAGTATTACAAACCACGAGTCGTCCTTTTATCGTTACTTTtgctttttatttatttttttcctttCGGTTACAACATCATAATAAGCGTTTTATATTaatatgtgttttttattatatttatctgaaactaataatgaaAAGTGCTTTGTTTACATTTTTGtgtacatatttatttattgatgtatttatatttatttcattacttcaTCTAGCAGtcatttttaaatcttttattgTAACTTTCTTTCCTTGTTCTTAATTGGTTATCTCCAAATCATAACTTTCATTTTCTTTGCCTTacatatttttgtattttctctATTGATCTATGTATTATTTCTCATATATGTTCTTATTGTTATATCATTGTATTGGGCTGCCACACTTAGGATACAGAACTATCACTTGGTTCTTTCTAGTCTATTGGGAACACCTATTTGCTTTATCTTTTTATGATTCAACACGTTTCCTTAGCATGAAGATGTTTATGAATTATGTTATGAACGTCAAATACATGATTAGTCTGTAATAGTCGGACCAGTTCCATTTCCTGCTGGTCGATGTTAGATCTGACCAATTTCTCATCTGCCgtctgctgttgctgctgacTCGTCGTGAAGGGATTACATTTTCGATCACCTTTGACATTTCACTCTAGTCATCAGTCCGGTAATTTACAATCGTCGTCTGTCGGTTGAGTTTTAAATCAATCAGACGGGTGTGCGCATGCACGGCGATGACGAACATGTACCACCAGCCTCGACGTAATGAGTTTATGTAACCATAGAGACTGTGTATATATACAAGATCATGGTCTGATGAGtatgtgtgcgtgtgtgtttAGGTAACTTTGATTGATCACGATGGGACCTATTAGTTCTTGTCAGGTCACATGTTCGTTCACATGCATGATGAACGACTCCATCTATCTGTTTAATTCGTCATCTTTCGTAATTAGTGTTTCAGGTTTACATGTAATCACCTTCATCAGCTATAATACAGTACTGCCTAATATTCCACAATTTCGGCGGattcagaaaatataagaGAAATTCCTAGACTAGGTTGCTCAAAATATATACACTCCTTTACTATTGAACTTTTCATCTTTGCTTGATTTATTGCGGGATTTCTCTTTGTTTATTCATCTTACACACGGATATTGCGTAAAAGAATCATTACAAAGTTTGAactatttaaatcattaaggtcaaattttaaagaattttttgtttatttatttaaagaaaatCTGTATTTGCTGAATCTCATATATAATGAATTGTGTTCAAAATGAATCTCGAAATCTTAGCTACTGTTCTTTTGAATAGGAAATTTTGGTTGAACATATCCAATTTTTTGTATGTATGGATAATTAGTGAATGTTTATATAACAAGGCacaacaaattgaaatgattgtTTGAAGTGGTTGCAAATTGTTACAAGCACAATGACTATATTGTACCAGAGAAAGATTTCGAAGCCAGTATTTATGTACAACaaatgtgtgtgtgtgggtattagttataaaatgaaataaaaaaatgttttaatgtaTCTTAAGGGATTGGTTTTACATGTTGTACTACTTAACTACTCACTTGTCTTCCCCTATCATATCCCTTTTGTAAACAATAGGAATTGTGTTTTATTGGATAAACGTCAATAGCACTAAACCTCACCCTACTCAGACTTTCGACTaacttgaaaaataatataatcatttttgtgcCTAGCCAACTTATTTTCCTCACTCACTTAGTGACCTTGCCCAGTTTGTCCAGTTGATGATATTGTCAGCAAGGCAATTTCCCAATTTTTGGTAAGAAAATTATACCTTATGAATGCAATTTCAAGTTCCAGGCAATTTTTTAATGGTTGATAGACACTTACCACATAGCCATAGACCCTATCATTTGTTCCTACCGCACAAAAAAGGCTGGTATTGAATTTTAATAACTGGACTGAGGGAAATACAATTATTATTACGGATAGCCATGAAAAGCAAAACTAAAGAAATGCAAAACAATTACGGATAGCCATGACAATCAAAACtaatgaaatacaaaaaaattcatcgcttataaaatatttattccTGAACAAACAAGTTATCAGTTCATAGAAGCACACGTCTGCTATTCTATATCCGAGTAAAGGAGTTCAAAAGtattccaaaataaaaaacaaaatcgcACTTCATTTGTATCTATTCACTTTACTCAAACGCCCGTTTCTGCGTATCTGCTCCAATCTGAGCCGCACCCAATAATCCCAAGAATCTTGGTCCAGTTCTTCCACCAGTATAGGTTTAGGATCTAATCGTAATTCCCACAGCCAATCGGGATATTCCGAATCCGGTTTCAATTCAGGATCTTGACCGTCTTTATAAATATTCGCTCCGCAGCAGAATTTAACAAGTTTTTCCGGATCCTCCTCAACTTCCAGTTCCTTTTTTTCCAGAGGCGCCACCATGCCTAATCCTTTCActgaaattgtaaaaaattgaaGGGGATTGATCGAACACGTAgtttttcatatataaagcCTGGTTGTGTAACCAGATTGTTGATGACATCGAACAAAATCTCATCTAAATTTCTATAGAACGAATGAATTACggcattttaaaattcaataCCGAATATAGAATAAGTTTATTCACAAAGCCTAGAC is a genomic window of Tubulanus polymorphus chromosome 5, tnTubPoly1.2, whole genome shotgun sequence containing:
- the LOC141906016 gene encoding large ribosomal subunit protein mL54-like produces the protein MAAPMRIFRALKSSRNLLQKTLILHQKTIIPCVTYAKKAGGVKGMKGLGMVAPLEKKELEVEEDPEKLVKFCCGANIYKDGQDPELKPDSEYPDWLWELRLDPKPILVEELDQDSWDYWVRLRLEQIRRNGRLSKVNRYK